Genomic segment of Serinicoccus hydrothermalis:
TGGGCACGCTCTACGACCCCAACCTCGGCGAGAGCGCGTATGCCACCGCCTTCCTCTCCCCCGACAACCGGGGCAGCATCGGGCAGCCCGCCTCGGTGCGGATGCGGATGTGGTTCCCCGTCCAGCCCGGGGCGATCACCGGCAGCACCGGCCAGGTCGAGGCCCTGCGGGCCCAGGTCAACGGCTTCCTGGCCGAGCAGCACACGCTGGCCACGGCCGACGAGATCGGCGATGCCGGCGCCGCGCAGGTGCCGCTGTTCACCACGGACCTCACCGAGGCCCTGGGCCGCATCGTCAGCCAGCAGCGGGCCACCTCCTCGCTCCTGGCGGTCGTGGCGGCCGGCCCGCTCGGGGTCGCGCTCGCGGTGGCGGCCCTCGGGGCCCGGCTGGTGGTGCACCGGCGGCGCCAGGCCCTGGCGATGACGCTGGCGCGGGGCGCCTCACCCGGTCAGCTGCGGCGGCTCATCGCGGGCGAGGGGCTGCTGCTCGGCGTCCCCGCCGCGGCGCTGGGGCACCTGGGCGCGACCCTCCTGGTGCCTGGCCCGACGCCGTGGTGGCAGTGGCTCGTCACCGCCGTGGTGGCCCTCGTGCCGTCGGTCGCGCTGGCGGCGTCGGTCGACGACGCCTCGCTGCAGCAGCGCCGCAGCGACCTGTCCTCCCGCAGCGCCAGCCGGTGGCGCTGGGTGGTCGAGCTCGCCGTGGTGGGCCTGGCCGGGGTGGCGACCTGGCGGCTGCTGGACCGCGGCGCGCGCGGCGACGGCGCCGGCCAGAGCGGCATCGACCTGCTCGCCGCGGGCACCCCGGTGCTGCTCGCACTGGCGGCCTGCGTCCTCACGCTGCGGCTCTACCCCCTGCCGCTGCGCGCGCTCGCCGCCGCCCTGCGGGGCCGACCCTCGCTGACCCCCTTCCTCGGTGCCTCCCGGGCGCTGCGCGACCCCGCGGGCGGGCTCGTCCCGGCGCTCGCGGTCGTGCTCGGGACGGCGATCGCGCTGGTCAGCGCTGTGCTGCTGTCGACCGTGACCCGGGGGGCCGAGGTCGCCGCGTGGGAGGCGAACGGCGCCGCCGTCCGCCTCAACGGCCCGCTGCTCAGCGACGAGCTACGCGCGGAGATCGAGCAGATCGACGGTGTCGTGGCGGTCGGCGGGGTCGCGGACACCGGCGCCACCCGCGACCTCGTCGTCGACGGCGAGCGCCAGGCGATCCGGGTCTGGGCCGCCGAGCCCCAGGTGCAGGAGGTGTATGCCCGCTCCGCGCCGGTCCCCCCGCTGCCGGACGAGTTCTGGCGGGACGAGGGCATACCCGCCGTCGTCACGCTGCTCGGTGCCGACGAGATGATCCCGGACGACGCGACCGAGGTGCAGGTGTCGCGGCTCGGCGAAATCGAGGTGGTCGGGCACCGCGACCAGGTCCCGGGGATCCTCGTCACCGGCGCCGGCGTCCTCGTCGACGGCGAGCGCTGGGTCGCCGCCGGCGGCAGCATGCCCGACGTCACGACCACGCTCGTCGGGGTCGCCGACGGCGCCTCGCCCCAGGCGGTCGCCGACGACGTGACCGAGCTCGTCGGCACCGGCGGGGTCGTCACGACCGTCACGACGCGGCTCGAGGCCTTCGAGGACGCCCCGGTCACGACCGGGCTGCGGCAGCTCTTCGTCGGCGCCACCGTCGTCTCCGCGCTGCTCACCGTGCTCGCCGTGGTCGTGGTCCAGCTCATGGGGTCCACCGCGCGCACCGCGCTCCTGGCCACGTTGCGGACCCTGGGCCTCGGGGCGCGGCAGACCCGGGCGCTGACCGCCTGGGAGTTGGCCCCCTTGCTCGTCACGTCCCTGCTCGTGGGGACGCTGCTGGGGCTGGGCGTGCCATGGGTGCTGCTGCGCGGCCTCGACCTCACCGGCCTCACCGGCGGGAGCGCGCAGCCCGCCCTGTCCCTGGACCTGCCGCTGCTGGCCGCCGTGCTCGGCGCGGTGGTCCTCACCGTCCTGATCGCCGTCACCGTCAGCGCCTGGATCGCCGGGCGCACCAACCTCGCGCAGGCCCTGCGCGTCGGGGAGGACCGATGAACCCGCACGACACCACACCGACCGAACACCCCTCCCGTCCGCCCACGGACCAGACCGGACACCCTGCGGTGGCGGAGCCCCCTGGGCGTGGCGACATCTGGTGCGAGGACCTGGTGCGCATCTACTCCACCGAGGGGGTGGAGGTGCAGGCGCTGCAGGGGCTCAACCTCGTGGTCGACCCCGGCGACGTCGTCGCCCTCGTCGGCGCCAGCGGCTCGGGCAAGTCGACGCTGCTCGGCATCCTGTCCGGCCTGGACCGGCCCACGGGCGGTCGCGCCCGGGTGGCCGGGGTCGACCTGCTGTCGATGAGCCGGGCGCAGCGAGTCGACTACCAGCGGCATACCGTCGGCTTCGTCTGGCAGCAGACGTCCCGCAACCTGCTGCCCTTCCTCACCGCGGCCGAGAACGTCGCCCTGCCGATGGTCATCTCGGGTCGGACCGAGCGCGAGCAGCGGGTGGGCGAGCTGCTCGACCTGCTGGACGTCGGCGACTGCGGGGCGCGCCGTCCGGCCGAGCTGTCCGGCGGCCAGCAGCAGCGGGTCGCGATCGCCACGGCGCTGGCCAACTCCCCCGCCGTGCTCCTCGCGGACGAGCCGACCGGCGAGCTCGACGACGCCGCCTCGGCCCAGGTGCTCGAGGCGATGCGGGCCTCGGCCGGCGAGCTCGGCACGACGGTGCTGGTCGTCACGCACGACCCGACGGTCTCCGACCACGTGCGGCGCACCGTCGCGATCCGCGACGGCCGGACCTCGACCGAGGTGCTGCGCTATGTCGTCACCGACGAGTCGGGAGAGCAGCGGCAGGTGGCCAAGGAGTACACCGTCATCGACCGCGCCGGGCGCATCCAGCTGCCCCGGGCGCACGTCGAGGAGCTGGGCCTGCGCGACCGGGTCCGGCTCGAGGCCGAGCCCGACCACGTGCAGGTGTGGCCGGACGACGAGGAGCACGCCGCCGGCGAGCGACGAGACGGACCCGATCGGACACCCCTTCCGTCCGAGCGCGAACCGCGGGAGTCGCGCCCGGTACCTCAGGAGGAACGATGAGCGAGCCGACGGCATACCAGGACCAGGCGGACAGCGGCACCGGCGCGGTCGTGCTCACCGGGCGCGACCTGCACCGCACCTTCGGCACCGGCGCCACCGAGGTCCACGCCCTCGCCGGGGTCGACCTCGAAGTGCCCGCGGGGCGGCTCACCGTCGTCCGCGGGCCGTCGGGGTCGGGCAAGACGACCCTGCTCAACCTGCTCGGGGGCCTGGACCGCCCGACCGGGGGCCAGGTGCTGCTCGACGACGGGCGGGTGCTCTCCGAGCTGCCGGAGAAGGACGTGCTGGCGGTGCGGCGCGAGCGGATCGGCTACGTCTTCCAGAGCTTCGGTCTCGTCCCGGTGCTGTCGGCGGCCGAGAACGTCGAGGTCCCGCTGCGGCTGCAGCGGACCCCGGTCGGCGAGCGCACCCGGCGCGTCGAGGAGGCGCTGGAGCTCGTCGGGCTGGCGCGGCACAGCAGGCAGCGGCCCTACGAGCTCTCCGGCGGGCAGCAGCAGCGCGTCGGGATCGCCCGCGCGCTGGTCAGCGACCCCGACATCCTCATCGCCGACGAGCCGACCGGGCAGCTGGACTCGGACACCGGCGCGATGATCATGGACCTCTTGGTCCGGCTCACGCATGAGCGCCGCATCGCCTCCGTGGTCTCCACGCACGACCCGGTCCTCATGGGGCGGGCCGACCAGGTGGTCGAGCTGCACGACGGCCGGCGGGTCTGAGCCACCGGCCACACTCCTACCCAGAAGTTGTTCCTCTGCGGTGATGCATCAGCGCAGAGGAACAGCTTCTGCGTAGGAGTGGCGAGACTCGCTCAGTCGGCCGTGCGGAAGCCGCCGTTGCTGTGGAGCAGCTGGCCGGTGATCCAGCCGCCCTGCTCGGAGAGCAGGAAGCGGACGAGGTCGGCGGTGTCCTGCGGCGTCCCCAGGCGACCGAGCGGCGTCTGCGCGGTGCCCGCCTCGCGGATCTCCTCGGTCATCCAGCCGGTGTCGATCGGCCCGGGGTTGACGACGTTGGCCCGCACGCCGAGGTCGGCCAGCTCGTGCGCGGCCGCGACGACGAGGCGGTCGAGGGCTCCCTTGCTCGCGCCGTAGGGGAGGTTGTATGCCGTGTGGTCGCTGGTCAGCGCCACCACGCGGGCGGCTCCGCGGTCGACGACCGCCGGGTCGAGCTGCTCGGCGAGAGCCCTGATGAGCAGCCACGACGCCCGCGCGTTGACCGCGAAGTGCCGGTCCCACGACTCGACCGTGGTGGTGCGGATGGCACTGTCCACACTCTCCGCGTGCGAGAGCACCAGGGCGGTGAGGTCGCCGCGCCGGTTCGCCTCGCGCACCAGCCGCTCCGGCACCTCGGGGTCGGCGAGATCGGCGGCGACGACCTCGACCTGCGCGCCGAGCTCCCGGCAGCGCGTGGCCACGGCCTCGGCGTCGTCCGGGCTGTGCTCCAGCCCGACCCGCTCGTCGTAGCCCGGCCAGTGGCACAGCGTCAGGTCCCAACCGTCCCCGGCCAGGGCGAGGGCGATCCCCGCCGCGATGCCCCGGCGGCGTCCGACCCCGGTGAGGAGCACCGTGCCGCAGCTCATCGCGGACCACCCCCGGCACGACGCGCGTGCAGCGCGCGGACCTGCTCGGCCAGATCCGGGTCGGGGCCGTCCACCACCGCACCGGGCACGACCTCCTCGATCGGCAAGGGTGCGACCGGGCCCGGCTCCCGGCCCAGCTCTGCCGACCACGCGGTCAGCTGAGCCGTGGATGAGGCATACACGATGCGCCCCAGGCCGACCCAGCCGTGGGCGGCGGCGCACATGGGGCAGTGCTCGCCGGAGGTGTAGACGGTGCTCGCCGCCCGGTCCGGCGGCGAGAGGTGCTGCGCGGCCCAGCGGGCGATCGCGAGCTCGGGGTGCTGCGTGTGGTCACCCCCACCGATGTGGTTGTGGTCCTCGAGCAGCACCTCGCCCTGCGGCGAGACCAGGACCGAGCCGAAGGGGTCGTCACCCGCCTCGAGAGCGGCCTGTGCGAGCTCCACCGCCCGGGTGAGATGGATCCTGTCCGTGTCGTCGATGCCCACCGGCCCACCGTAGTTCGCCGCACGTGCGGGGGACGGCGAGAGCGGCCAAAACCCCCGCCGACTGTTCGGAGCCGACAGCGGCGGCACGGCGTCATACCCTGGAACAGCCGGGACCGTGCTCCCGGCGACCGACCGGCAAAGGGCAGAGGAGACACCATGAGCTGGGCACCGCCGCCACCGGACCGCGACCGCGAGCGCGACCACCTCACCGGCCCCACCGACGCCGCGCCGTGGGACGTTCCCCCGATCCCGGCCTGGTCGCCGACGTCGGCCTACGGCCAGCCCGAGGACACGCCGCCCACCCGGCCGGCACCGCCGCCGCAGCTGCGCTACGCCGACTGGGGCGAGCGGGTCGCCGCGACGCTGCTCGACTGGAGCCTCCTCTTCGGGGTCCTCGTCGTCCTGGGGGTGGTCAGTGGCATCGTCGAGCCGCTCGAGGACCTGGCCGGCTTCGCATGGGTCGCCTCGCTCGGCTACCTCGCCTGGCTCAACGGCTCGAAGGGGCAGTCGCCCGGCAAGGCGCTGCTCGGGCTCAAGGTCGTCCGCGAGGCCGACGGGTCGCCGCTGGGCGGGTTCGTGGGCCTCGTGCGCGGCGGGCTCCTGGGCCTGCTCAGCCTCTTCACCGTCGGCATCTTCTTCCTCGTCAGCGTGCTGTGGCCGTTCCGCGACCCCAAGAAGCGCGCCGTCCACGACCTCGTCGTGAGCGCCGTGGTGGTCTCCGGCTACCCCAAGGCCCCGGTGAGCCCGCGCCTGCTCAAGCCCTGACCCCGGCGCCTGGGCGGTCGCGCGCCCGGGATCTGACAGCATGAGCGGTATGCGCGTCCTCGTCACCGGCGGTGCCGGCTACATCGGGTCCCACACCGTCATCGCCCTGGCCCGGGCCGGGCACGAGGTCGTCGTCGTCGACGACTTCTCCAACAGCAAGCCCTCGGTGACCCCGCGCCTGGAGGAGCTGGCGGGCATACCCGTCCCGGTGCACGCCTTCGACCTCGCCGACGGCGACAAGCTCGACTCGCTGCTGGCGCAGGAGTCCTTCGACGCGGTCATCCACTTCGCGGCCTTCAAGGCGGTCGGCGAGTCGGTCGAGAAGCCGATCGACTACTACCGCAACAACATCGGCGCGACGCTGCGGCTCGTGGAGGCGATGGTCGCCCGGGACGTGCCCTACCTCGTCTTCTCCTCCAGCGCCACGGTCTACGGCGAGGACGCGCCGGTGCCGATGACCGAGGGGCTGCCGACGTCGGCGACCAACCCCTACGGCTGGACCAAGGTCATGAACGAGCAGATCCTGCGCGACGTGACCCATGCCTACCCGCAGCTCAAGGTCGCGCTGCTGCGCTACTTCAACCCGGTCGGCGCCCATCCCTCCGGCCGCATCGGCGAGGACCCGTCCGACATCCCCAACAACCTCATGCCCTTCATCGCCCAGGTCGCGGTCGGCCGGCGGGAGAAGCTCTCCGTCTTCGGCGACGACTACCCGACGGTCGACGGGACCGGCGTGCGCGACTACATCCACGTCGAGGACCTCGCCGAGGGGCACGTCGCGGCGCTGGAGTGGATCAGCACCCACGAGCGGCCGCTGTCGGTATGGAACCTCGGCACCGGGCGCGGCACCTCGGTGCTCGAGCTGGTCTCGGCCTTCGAGCGCGCCAGCGGCCAGGAGATCCCCTACGAGATCGTCGCGCGGCGCCCCGGCGACATCGCCAGCTCGTATGCCGACCCCTCGCTCGCGCGGTCCGAGCTGGGCTGGCGGGCGAGCCGGTCGGTCGAGGACATGTGCGCCGACACCTGGCGGTGGCAGCAGGGGAACCCGCAGGGCTACCCGGACTGAGGGCATACCGCGCGGCCAGACGACGCAGACCGCGCGCCGGACGACGCAGACCGCGCGGCCGGTCGACGCAAAGCGTGCGGCCGGTCGACGCAAACCGTGCGGCCGGTCGGGGAGGGGGAAGCGGCGGGCACCAGGCGCGGCGAGGGGGGCGAGGCGTACTGTGGTGAGCATGTCCTTGCGCAGCACCTCCCTCGGTGACCTCGAGCGGGTGGTCATGGAGATCCTCTGGTCGGAGGGTCCCGGCCTGTCCGTCCGGGACGTCATCGACCAGCTGGCGCAGCGCGACCACGACAAGGAGCTGGCCTACACCACGGTGATGACGGTGCTCGACCGGCTGTCGAAGAAGGGAATCGCCGAGCGCACCCGCGACGGGCGCGCCTGGCGCTACTCCGCGGCGGCCAGCCGGGAGCAGCTCGCCGCGACCGCCCTGCGCTCCGCCCTCGACACGGTGAAGGCCGACCGCACGGCGGCCATGCTGCACTTCCTCGACGACGCCAGCCCGGGCGAGCTCGACGACCTGCGCGCCGCCCTGGCCGAGGTCGAGCGCCGCCGCGCCTGACCGCACCCCGCCGTGGCCGGCCCGCTGCTGACCGCCTCGGTCGTCCTCGCGGCGCTCGTCCTCACCCTGCTCGCCCCCCGGCTGCTGCCGCGGTGGGAGGCGCTGCGCCGCCT
This window contains:
- a CDS encoding FtsX-like permease family protein, which codes for MSPRHGIPHRTGATGLARRQFAADPWVSLGLALLVGTVALLLTAVPRGLVDVQSRQLVQEIGSLSAAQRDLRGDWQRTVVFGSTQDLTGDPSADGWAPLVEGAERVRAEQPEPLRSTLGPAQFLVRLTDTVDYAPPVESGYYAATLSLAVDPDLTEHVDLVTGDWPELVVDPPVFGPDAPQQEQDDPEPVPVVLLDEAADELLLEVGDEVQGLVVAGTYTPTEPDDPRWQHVDNGATLGTLYDPNLGESAYATAFLSPDNRGSIGQPASVRMRMWFPVQPGAITGSTGQVEALRAQVNGFLAEQHTLATADEIGDAGAAQVPLFTTDLTEALGRIVSQQRATSSLLAVVAAGPLGVALAVAALGARLVVHRRRQALAMTLARGASPGQLRRLIAGEGLLLGVPAAALGHLGATLLVPGPTPWWQWLVTAVVALVPSVALAASVDDASLQQRRSDLSSRSASRWRWVVELAVVGLAGVATWRLLDRGARGDGAGQSGIDLLAAGTPVLLALAACVLTLRLYPLPLRALAAALRGRPSLTPFLGASRALRDPAGGLVPALAVVLGTAIALVSAVLLSTVTRGAEVAAWEANGAAVRLNGPLLSDELRAEIEQIDGVVAVGGVADTGATRDLVVDGERQAIRVWAAEPQVQEVYARSAPVPPLPDEFWRDEGIPAVVTLLGADEMIPDDATEVQVSRLGEIEVVGHRDQVPGILVTGAGVLVDGERWVAAGGSMPDVTTTLVGVADGASPQAVADDVTELVGTGGVVTTVTTRLEAFEDAPVTTGLRQLFVGATVVSALLTVLAVVVVQLMGSTARTALLATLRTLGLGARQTRALTAWELAPLLVTSLLVGTLLGLGVPWVLLRGLDLTGLTGGSAQPALSLDLPLLAAVLGAVVLTVLIAVTVSAWIAGRTNLAQALRVGEDR
- a CDS encoding ABC transporter ATP-binding protein produces the protein MAEPPGRGDIWCEDLVRIYSTEGVEVQALQGLNLVVDPGDVVALVGASGSGKSTLLGILSGLDRPTGGRARVAGVDLLSMSRAQRVDYQRHTVGFVWQQTSRNLLPFLTAAENVALPMVISGRTEREQRVGELLDLLDVGDCGARRPAELSGGQQQRVAIATALANSPAVLLADEPTGELDDAASAQVLEAMRASAGELGTTVLVVTHDPTVSDHVRRTVAIRDGRTSTEVLRYVVTDESGEQRQVAKEYTVIDRAGRIQLPRAHVEELGLRDRVRLEAEPDHVQVWPDDEEHAAGERRDGPDRTPLPSEREPRESRPVPQEER
- a CDS encoding ABC transporter ATP-binding protein, with protein sequence MSEPTAYQDQADSGTGAVVLTGRDLHRTFGTGATEVHALAGVDLEVPAGRLTVVRGPSGSGKTTLLNLLGGLDRPTGGQVLLDDGRVLSELPEKDVLAVRRERIGYVFQSFGLVPVLSAAENVEVPLRLQRTPVGERTRRVEEALELVGLARHSRQRPYELSGGQQQRVGIARALVSDPDILIADEPTGQLDSDTGAMIMDLLVRLTHERRIASVVSTHDPVLMGRADQVVELHDGRRV
- a CDS encoding SDR family oxidoreductase — translated: MSCGTVLLTGVGRRRGIAAGIALALAGDGWDLTLCHWPGYDERVGLEHSPDDAEAVATRCRELGAQVEVVAADLADPEVPERLVREANRRGDLTALVLSHAESVDSAIRTTTVESWDRHFAVNARASWLLIRALAEQLDPAVVDRGAARVVALTSDHTAYNLPYGASKGALDRLVVAAAHELADLGVRANVVNPGPIDTGWMTEEIREAGTAQTPLGRLGTPQDTADLVRFLLSEQGGWITGQLLHSNGGFRTAD
- a CDS encoding nucleoside deaminase — encoded protein: MGIDDTDRIHLTRAVELAQAALEAGDDPFGSVLVSPQGEVLLEDHNHIGGGDHTQHPELAIARWAAQHLSPPDRAASTVYTSGEHCPMCAAAHGWVGLGRIVYASSTAQLTAWSAELGREPGPVAPLPIEEVVPGAVVDGPDPDLAEQVRALHARRAGGGPR
- a CDS encoding RDD family protein, with the translated sequence MSWAPPPPDRDRERDHLTGPTDAAPWDVPPIPAWSPTSAYGQPEDTPPTRPAPPPQLRYADWGERVAATLLDWSLLFGVLVVLGVVSGIVEPLEDLAGFAWVASLGYLAWLNGSKGQSPGKALLGLKVVREADGSPLGGFVGLVRGGLLGLLSLFTVGIFFLVSVLWPFRDPKKRAVHDLVVSAVVVSGYPKAPVSPRLLKP
- the galE gene encoding UDP-glucose 4-epimerase GalE codes for the protein MRVLVTGGAGYIGSHTVIALARAGHEVVVVDDFSNSKPSVTPRLEELAGIPVPVHAFDLADGDKLDSLLAQESFDAVIHFAAFKAVGESVEKPIDYYRNNIGATLRLVEAMVARDVPYLVFSSSATVYGEDAPVPMTEGLPTSATNPYGWTKVMNEQILRDVTHAYPQLKVALLRYFNPVGAHPSGRIGEDPSDIPNNLMPFIAQVAVGRREKLSVFGDDYPTVDGTGVRDYIHVEDLAEGHVAALEWISTHERPLSVWNLGTGRGTSVLELVSAFERASGQEIPYEIVARRPGDIASSYADPSLARSELGWRASRSVEDMCADTWRWQQGNPQGYPD
- a CDS encoding BlaI/MecI/CopY family transcriptional regulator; this encodes MSLRSTSLGDLERVVMEILWSEGPGLSVRDVIDQLAQRDHDKELAYTTVMTVLDRLSKKGIAERTRDGRAWRYSAAASREQLAATALRSALDTVKADRTAAMLHFLDDASPGELDDLRAALAEVERRRA